The following coding sequences are from one Mugil cephalus isolate CIBA_MC_2020 chromosome 9, CIBA_Mcephalus_1.1, whole genome shotgun sequence window:
- the LOC125013651 gene encoding T-cell surface glycoprotein CD3 epsilon chain-like, with translation MHSVAVRVVLVAFLLFVGTVEARKGGITFWRDKVTLTCPDDGQWYHKGKVVLNNSKTHEFRYLGKDRYSCVYVDQDDNDERTYQFYLEGNVCKNCFEVDASLFGGTIILDLIFTSVIMIAIYSWTKKKSPAAPIQAAPRAPARPAGARRPAGRSVEYEQLNLNTRTQDTYSVVKRT, from the exons atgcacagcgTGGCTGTCCGGGTCGTGCTCGTCGCCTTCCTCCTGTTTGTGGGAACCGTTGAGGCAAGGAAAG GAGGAATAACATTCTGGAGGGATAAGGTCACATTAACCTGTCCAGACGATGGTCAGTGGTACCACAAAGGCAAGGTGGTGCTCAATAACTCCAAGACACATGAATTCAGGTATTTGGGCAAAGATAGGTACAGCTGCGTGTATGTGGATCAAGACGACAATGATGAAAGAACATATCAGTTCTATTTGGAGGGAAACG TTTGTAAGAACTGCTTTGAGGTGGATGCGTCTTTATTTGGAGGGACCATCATTCTCGATTTGATCTTTACATCAGTTATAATGATAGCAATCTACAGCTGGACCAAGAAGAAAAGCCCAGCAGCACCTATTCAAGCTGCACCCAGAG CACCTGCTCGTCCAGCAGGAGCCCGACGTCCAGCTGGCCGCTCTGTTGAGTACGAA CAACTGAACCTCAACACTCGCACCCAGGACACCTACTCTGTGGTGAAAAGGACCTGA
- the LOC125013364 gene encoding T-cell surface glycoprotein CD3 epsilon chain-like, translating to MDVHVVLVVFLMFAGTVKAEGGVTFWGNMVKLTCPGRGMFYKDNVKVNVSRPGEYEFDYKGKVTYSCVYEMTDSNEQKHRVRYLFYVKAKTCENCFELDAVLFAVAIVGDLIFTSVIMIAIYKCTKKKNPAASNNAAPKAPGRSGGRPPPVPSVDYEPLNLNTRSHDTYSMVNRTG from the exons ATGGATGTTCATGTCGTGCTCGTCGTCTTCCTCATGTTCGCAGGAACCGTAAAGGCAGAAG gaGGAGTAACATTCTGGGGGAACATGGTAAAACTGACCTGTCCAGGCAGAGGGATGTTTTACAAAGACAACGTAAAGGTCAATGTATCCAGGCCAGGTGAATATGAATTCGACTATAAAGGCAAAGTCACATACAGCTGTGTTTACGAAATGACGGATAgcaatgaacaaaaacatcgtGTAAGATATCTATTCTACGTGAAGGCAAAGA CTTGTGAGAACTGCTTTGAGCTGGATGCTGTTTTATTTGCGGTGGCCATCGTTGGCGACTTGATCTTTACATCAGTTATAATGATAGCAATCTACAAGTGCACCAAGAAGAAAAACCCAGCAGCATCTAATAACGCTGCACCCAAAG CACCTGGTCGTTCAGGAGGCCGACCTCCACCTGTCCCATCGGTTGACTATGAG CCACTGAACCTCAACACTCGCTCCCACGATACCTACTCCATGGTGAACAGGACCGGATAG